A window of the Sphaerobacter thermophilus DSM 20745 genome harbors these coding sequences:
- a CDS encoding ABC transporter ATP-binding protein, translating into MSVTVQSPATRRPTASVPAVTVEHLSKVFVRYSLVRRRPLQTVHALDDVSFDVHRKEIFGILGVNGSGKSTLIRVLSTLLIPDAGTVRIFGLDLRKDEAQIKRLINRVSVEASFFKKLSAMENLLYALRLYGRAGGGLRTDIVEILERLGLDRSRVNQPLEQLSRGMQQKVAIARAFLTSPVLLLLDEPTTGLDPRSKRDVQEFILQLRNEHDATIILCTHDMAEAERLCDRIAVIDSGRLIAVDDAEGLKRRAAAIAGMPVDTLEEAFFHLTGRDLHEDEAPSEVD; encoded by the coding sequence ATGAGCGTTACCGTGCAGTCACCGGCCACCCGACGACCCACCGCTTCGGTCCCGGCCGTCACCGTCGAGCACCTGTCCAAGGTGTTCGTGCGCTACTCGCTGGTGCGTCGCCGGCCGCTGCAGACGGTGCACGCCCTGGATGACGTCAGCTTCGATGTCCACCGCAAGGAGATCTTCGGCATCCTCGGCGTTAACGGCTCGGGCAAGTCGACGCTGATCCGCGTCCTCTCGACGCTCCTGATCCCGGACGCCGGCACCGTCCGCATCTTCGGGCTCGACCTGCGCAAGGATGAAGCGCAGATCAAGCGGTTGATCAACCGGGTCTCGGTCGAGGCCTCCTTCTTCAAGAAGCTCTCGGCCATGGAGAACCTGCTGTACGCACTGCGGCTCTACGGCCGGGCCGGCGGCGGGTTGCGCACCGACATCGTCGAGATCCTGGAGCGGCTCGGGCTGGATCGCAGCCGGGTCAATCAGCCGCTGGAGCAGCTTTCTCGCGGGATGCAGCAGAAGGTCGCCATCGCGCGAGCCTTCCTGACGTCTCCGGTGCTCCTGCTCCTGGACGAGCCCACCACCGGCCTCGACCCGCGCTCGAAGCGGGACGTGCAGGAGTTCATCCTGCAGCTCCGCAACGAGCACGACGCGACGATCATCCTGTGCACCCACGACATGGCCGAAGCTGAGCGGCTGTGTGACCGGATCGCCGTGATCGACAGCGGCCGGTTGATCGCCGTCGACGACGCCGAAGGGTTGAAGCGGCGGGCGGCGGCTATCGCCGGGATGCCGGTCGACACGCTAGAGGAAGCGTTCTTTCACCTCACAGGGCGGGACCTCCACGAGGACGAAGCGCCCAGCGAGGTGGACTAA
- the selA gene encoding L-seryl-tRNA(Sec) selenium transferase has product MGQGDGVESSIDYQALRRLPSIAAVTADPTVADVARGLRPEIVTAVAQRVVERVRRAILAGEEGADPEQVIPEVRAELARLLEPRLATVINGTGVVIHTNLGRAPVSAETAQAMLDAATTYTPLELQIETGRRGGRMDEVTRLMRALTGAEATLVVNNNAAAILLTLSALCAGREVILSRGQAVEIGGGFRVPDVMAQSGARLVEVGTTNRTYARDYEAAITEETAALLAVHWSNFRIIGFTTQPSLEELSEIARRRGLVLIEDLGSGCLIDTAPYGLAHEPTVGESLAAGVDVVCFSGDKLLGGPQAGIISGRADLIRRIAAHPLARAVRADKTALAGVAATLRHYLRGDVTETVPIWRMIAAPVEALEERCRAWAAALEAAGPLRVVPSRAAVGGGSLPGETLESRALAIDAAVAARHGLTLDALAARLRTGSPSLMPHVAEDHLLIDARTVLPDQDAGVVRAVATALGVVVPSMN; this is encoded by the coding sequence ATGGGGCAGGGTGACGGCGTGGAGAGCAGCATCGACTACCAGGCGCTCCGGCGGTTGCCGTCCATCGCGGCCGTGACGGCGGACCCGACGGTGGCGGACGTCGCGCGTGGGCTGCGGCCGGAGATCGTCACGGCCGTCGCGCAGCGGGTGGTGGAGCGGGTGCGACGGGCCATCCTCGCCGGTGAGGAGGGCGCCGACCCGGAGCAGGTGATCCCGGAGGTGCGGGCGGAGCTGGCGCGGCTGCTGGAGCCGAGGCTGGCGACCGTCATCAACGGCACAGGCGTCGTCATCCACACCAACCTGGGTCGAGCGCCGGTCAGCGCGGAGACCGCGCAGGCGATGCTGGACGCGGCCACCACCTACACGCCGCTCGAGTTGCAGATCGAGACGGGCCGCCGTGGGGGTCGGATGGACGAGGTGACCCGGCTGATGCGGGCACTCACCGGCGCTGAGGCGACACTGGTGGTGAACAACAACGCCGCGGCGATCCTCCTGACCCTGAGCGCGCTCTGTGCCGGGCGCGAGGTGATTCTCTCCCGCGGGCAGGCGGTCGAGATCGGCGGCGGCTTCCGCGTGCCGGACGTGATGGCGCAGAGTGGCGCGCGGCTGGTTGAGGTGGGTACCACCAACCGGACCTACGCGCGCGACTATGAGGCCGCCATCACGGAGGAGACCGCGGCCCTGCTGGCGGTGCATTGGAGCAACTTCCGCATCATCGGTTTCACCACCCAGCCCTCGCTGGAGGAGCTGTCGGAGATCGCACGGCGGCGGGGGCTGGTGCTGATCGAAGATCTGGGGAGCGGCTGCCTGATCGACACGGCACCCTACGGGCTGGCGCACGAGCCGACAGTGGGAGAGAGCCTCGCTGCCGGGGTGGACGTGGTGTGCTTCTCCGGCGACAAGCTGCTCGGCGGCCCGCAGGCGGGGATCATCAGTGGCCGGGCAGACCTGATCCGCCGGATCGCGGCGCATCCCCTCGCACGGGCGGTCCGGGCAGACAAGACGGCACTGGCCGGCGTGGCGGCCACACTGCGGCACTACCTGCGCGGGGACGTGACCGAGACGGTGCCGATCTGGCGCATGATCGCGGCGCCGGTCGAGGCGCTGGAGGAGCGATGTCGCGCCTGGGCGGCCGCGCTGGAGGCGGCCGGGCCGCTGCGGGTGGTGCCGAGCCGGGCGGCGGTCGGTGGCGGCTCACTCCCGGGTGAGACGCTCGAGAGCCGGGCACTGGCGATCGACGCTGCGGTGGCGGCCCGGCACGGACTGACGCTTGACGCCCTCGCGGCCCGCCTGCGCACCGGGTCACCCTCCCTCATGCCCCACGTGGCCGAGGATCACCTGCTCATCGACGCGCGCACCGTGCTGCCGGACCAGGACGCCGGCGTGGTGCGGGCGGTGGCGACGGCGCTCGGCGTGGTGGTTCCCAGCATGAATTGA
- a CDS encoding type III pantothenate kinase, whose translation MLLVLDVSNRQTAVALFDADRSGPWWISTDPNRTADEVGLLLETLLRHRGVDPTRLRGAVLGSVVPALTRTVSQACARYLGLEPLVVGPGVRTGVRVRTDNPREVGPDRIANALAAFRRYGGPAVVVDFSSTTTFDAVSAQGDYLGSAIAPGLDMASGALAQRAAQLREVELLRPERVIGRNTVAAIQSGLVFGFAALVDGIAERMKSELGGGRVIATGPDVGPVQAEARSIDVVDPMLTLDGLHLIWELNAGEGSSR comes from the coding sequence ATGCTTCTCGTCCTCGATGTCTCCAACCGGCAGACCGCGGTCGCCCTCTTCGACGCGGACCGGTCCGGCCCCTGGTGGATCAGCACCGACCCCAACCGAACAGCCGATGAGGTCGGCCTCCTGCTGGAGACGTTGCTGCGGCACCGTGGCGTCGATCCTACCCGGCTGCGCGGTGCGGTCCTGGGCTCGGTCGTGCCCGCGCTGACGCGGACGGTCAGCCAGGCGTGCGCCCGCTACCTGGGACTGGAGCCGCTCGTGGTCGGGCCGGGGGTGCGGACGGGCGTGCGGGTGCGCACCGACAACCCGCGCGAGGTCGGTCCCGACCGGATCGCCAACGCGCTGGCAGCCTTCCGCCGCTACGGTGGGCCGGCGGTGGTGGTCGATTTCAGCTCGACGACAACGTTCGACGCCGTCTCCGCCCAAGGGGACTACCTCGGGTCGGCCATCGCCCCGGGGCTGGACATGGCATCAGGCGCGCTGGCACAGCGGGCGGCGCAGTTGCGTGAGGTGGAGTTGCTCCGGCCGGAGCGGGTTATCGGCCGGAACACCGTGGCTGCCATCCAGTCGGGGCTGGTCTTCGGGTTCGCCGCGCTGGTCGACGGAATCGCCGAGCGGATGAAGTCGGAGCTGGGCGGCGGGCGCGTGATCGCCACCGGGCCGGACGTGGGGCCGGTCCAGGCGGAAGCGCGGAGCATCGACGTGGTCGACCCGATGCTCACGCTCGACGGGCTGCACCTGATCTGGGAGTTGAACGCGGGGGAAGGATCGTCGCGGTGA
- a CDS encoding Rossmann-like and DUF2520 domain-containing protein, translating to MKVGFVGAGAAGGALARALAAAGVPVVAVTGKGPERAHTLAAAIPECAAVPTAQDVADRADLVVLAVPDRAIAEVCASVRWRADAAVVHCSGAHSLDVLEPARAAGALVGGCHPLQTLTGAPEDAARLAGSVFGIEAEEPLRGMLADLVERIGGRPVFLSARDKALYHASAVLISNYTVTLAATAAGLWEAFGVDRRDGLRALLPLLQGTVANLEQHGVPNALTGPIARGDAGTLERHLNVLADYRPDLLPLYRELGRHTVPLARERDPGGAADRMADALLALLDGCGEGGE from the coding sequence GTGAAGGTCGGGTTTGTCGGCGCCGGGGCGGCCGGAGGCGCACTGGCCAGGGCGCTGGCCGCGGCGGGCGTGCCGGTGGTGGCCGTGACCGGGAAAGGCCCGGAGCGGGCGCACACACTCGCAGCCGCGATCCCCGAGTGCGCCGCCGTGCCGACCGCGCAAGATGTCGCGGATCGCGCCGACCTCGTTGTGCTGGCGGTGCCCGATCGGGCCATCGCGGAGGTGTGCGCCTCGGTGCGGTGGCGTGCGGACGCGGCGGTCGTCCACTGCAGCGGCGCGCACTCGCTCGACGTGCTGGAGCCGGCCCGGGCAGCGGGAGCGCTGGTCGGCGGCTGCCACCCCTTGCAGACCCTCACCGGCGCCCCGGAGGACGCTGCCCGATTGGCTGGCAGCGTCTTCGGGATCGAGGCGGAAGAGCCGCTCCGCGGGATGCTGGCGGACCTGGTGGAGCGCATCGGCGGGCGGCCGGTGTTCCTGTCGGCGCGGGATAAGGCGCTCTACCACGCATCGGCGGTGCTGATCTCGAACTACACCGTGACGCTGGCGGCAACGGCCGCCGGGCTGTGGGAGGCATTCGGGGTGGACCGCCGGGACGGACTCCGGGCGCTGTTGCCTCTGCTGCAGGGCACGGTTGCGAACCTGGAGCAGCATGGAGTCCCGAACGCATTGACCGGGCCCATTGCCCGGGGCGACGCCGGGACGCTCGAGCGGCACCTGAACGTGTTGGCGGACTATCGGCCGGACCTGTTGCCGCTCTATCGGGAACTGGGGCGGCATACCGTGCCGCTGGCACGGGAGCGCGACCCCGGCGGCGCGGCGGATAGGATGGCGGACGCCCTCCTCGCTCTCCTCGATGGGTGCGGCGAGGGTGGGGAATGA
- the panB gene encoding 3-methyl-2-oxobutanoate hydroxymethyltransferase, protein MKDARVTIADLKAMKARGERFAMLTAYDYATARLLDEAGIPALLVGDSFGMVVLGYDTTLPVTLDDMLHHVKAVVRGTKRALVVADMPFLTYQVSVEEALRNAGKLIQEGGAQAVKVEGGADVVPTVRRLTSAGIPVMGHLGLTPQSVHQFGGFKVQARTLEAIEQLIADAKTLAEAGAFAVVLECIPAPVAKVVTKSLSIPTIGIGAGPDCDAQVQVIHDLLHLIPGPLPKHAKAYANVGEMIQQAVAQYAADVASGTFPTEQESFRLPKGVTPDDVAALGAAAGGED, encoded by the coding sequence ATGAAGGACGCGCGGGTCACCATCGCGGACCTGAAGGCCATGAAGGCGCGCGGCGAGCGCTTCGCCATGCTCACCGCCTACGACTACGCCACGGCGCGCCTGCTCGATGAGGCGGGCATCCCCGCCCTGCTGGTGGGTGACTCCTTCGGCATGGTCGTGCTCGGGTACGACACGACGTTGCCGGTGACCCTCGACGACATGCTGCACCATGTCAAGGCGGTGGTGCGTGGCACCAAGCGCGCTCTCGTCGTGGCCGACATGCCCTTCCTCACCTACCAGGTAAGCGTCGAAGAGGCGCTGCGCAACGCCGGGAAGCTGATTCAGGAGGGCGGCGCGCAAGCGGTCAAAGTCGAGGGTGGTGCCGACGTTGTGCCGACCGTGAGGCGGCTGACCTCGGCCGGTATCCCGGTGATGGGCCACCTGGGGCTCACGCCGCAGTCGGTCCACCAGTTCGGCGGGTTCAAGGTGCAGGCGCGGACGCTTGAGGCGATCGAGCAGTTGATCGCCGACGCGAAGACGTTGGCGGAGGCCGGGGCGTTCGCGGTGGTGCTGGAGTGCATCCCGGCTCCGGTCGCCAAGGTGGTGACGAAGTCCCTCTCGATCCCGACTATCGGCATCGGTGCCGGACCGGACTGCGACGCCCAGGTGCAGGTGATCCATGACCTGCTCCACCTCATTCCGGGCCCGCTGCCGAAGCATGCCAAGGCGTACGCCAACGTCGGAGAGATGATCCAGCAGGCGGTCGCCCAGTACGCGGCGGACGTCGCCTCGGGCACATTCCCGACGGAACAGGAGAGTTTCCGGCTGCCGAAGGGGGTGACGCCCGACGATGTTGCGGCGCTGGGCGCCGCGGCGGGTGGCGAGGACTAG
- the panC gene encoding pantoate--beta-alanine ligase has translation MRVIETVAALRSWRRALPGTLGLVPTMGYLHEGHLALVRRARAENDHVVVSIFVNPTQFGPGEDFAAYPRDTERDLALLRGEGVDAVFLPPVEEMYPPRFSTAVEVGGVTERLEGAARPGHFRGVATVVAKLFNQSQPDRAYFGQKDAQQVLVVRQMVRDLDMPVEVVTVPTVRDADGLALSSRNVYLGPEERRAALAIPRGLFAAEAAFQAGERDAARLRAVVMEHLEAEPLVQPEYVSLADAETLEELTVVDRPALLSLAARVGRARLIDNVVLGEGD, from the coding sequence ATGCGGGTCATCGAGACGGTCGCGGCGTTGCGCTCCTGGCGGCGCGCGCTGCCCGGCACGCTGGGGTTGGTACCCACGATGGGCTACCTCCACGAGGGACACCTGGCGCTGGTGCGGAGGGCGCGGGCCGAGAACGACCACGTCGTGGTCAGCATCTTCGTCAACCCCACCCAGTTCGGGCCGGGCGAGGACTTCGCGGCCTACCCGCGGGACACCGAGCGGGATCTGGCGCTGCTGCGCGGGGAGGGCGTGGATGCCGTATTCCTGCCGCCGGTCGAGGAGATGTATCCCCCGCGCTTCAGCACGGCGGTGGAGGTCGGCGGCGTAACTGAGCGGCTGGAAGGGGCGGCCCGGCCGGGGCACTTCCGGGGCGTGGCCACAGTGGTCGCCAAGCTGTTCAACCAGTCTCAACCCGACCGGGCGTACTTCGGGCAGAAGGACGCCCAGCAGGTGCTGGTGGTCCGGCAGATGGTGCGCGACCTGGACATGCCGGTGGAAGTCGTGACCGTGCCGACCGTGCGCGACGCGGACGGCCTGGCGCTCAGCAGCCGGAATGTGTACCTGGGTCCGGAGGAGCGCCGCGCCGCGCTGGCGATTCCGCGCGGCTTGTTCGCGGCGGAGGCGGCATTCCAGGCCGGGGAGCGAGACGCGGCGCGCCTGCGGGCGGTGGTAATGGAGCACCTGGAGGCCGAGCCACTGGTGCAGCCCGAGTACGTCAGCCTCGCCGACGCCGAGACGCTGGAAGAGCTGACAGTGGTAGACCGGCCGGCGCTCCTGTCGCTGGCGGCACGGGTCGGCCGCGCGCGGCTGATCGACAACGTGGTGCTGGGGGAGGGCGACTAA
- a CDS encoding DUF5808 domain-containing protein, with protein MERVRKLISWIMFGLVVAAIAQQLRRPASERTWHGNVAFVPYDFRIPTLERIKAAWWNPDDERIITPRAFGVGWAINLYQLRRRALMLVA; from the coding sequence ATGGAGCGAGTCCGCAAGCTGATCTCCTGGATCATGTTCGGCTTGGTTGTCGCGGCTATCGCGCAGCAGCTCCGACGCCCGGCGAGCGAGCGCACGTGGCACGGGAACGTCGCCTTCGTGCCCTATGACTTCCGGATCCCCACGCTGGAGCGCATCAAGGCCGCCTGGTGGAACCCGGACGACGAGCGCATCATCACGCCCCGCGCCTTCGGCGTCGGCTGGGCTATCAACCTCTACCAGCTCCGCCGCCGCGCCCTCATGCTCGTCGCCTGA
- a CDS encoding amidohydrolase has translation MGTSPSAPDRILVNGHILCVDPQFQVVEAVAIRGDRILATGPSSEIRALAGPDTTIEDLGGAGVLPGLIDAHNHLLSTGQVLQQVTLYDCRSIPEILDRVADRARTIRPGTWIIGRGWDESLLAEGRHPTRWELDRAAPDHPVVLHRVWNKLVANSAALAAAGITRETPDPPSDQRYSGSFERDPSTGEPTGLFRDRAKDLILNAIPAPTADELVAAVAAACRAYNAVGLVGVAEPGLDDDGIAAFRTLREQGELTVRTLMLLGAWGYVPAEREADLKSWIADVRSRPDEADDLLRIDGVKFMLDGGIGDRTARMDVPYMDEPDNVGQWVVDPEEYPHLVRWVHDLGYSIDTHTCGIAAQDLAVRAYSSALEAAPNERIHHRVHHAYFPSADAIALMARHRIPALVSNPFLVHLGESFVASVGSDRAARAMPMASYLRAGVPLAGTSDSPIADFNPFVGMYAAVARRTVVGRDLAPAERISRADALRSYTIWAAAATSDAATRGSIEPGKLADLIVVDRDPLTVSDEELRDTQVLRTMVGGRWVWERTG, from the coding sequence GGCTGTGGCGATCCGTGGCGATCGCATCCTGGCGACCGGGCCGTCCAGCGAGATCCGCGCGCTGGCGGGTCCCGACACCACCATAGAAGACCTGGGCGGTGCAGGCGTGTTGCCGGGGCTGATCGACGCACACAACCACCTGCTGTCGACCGGACAGGTCTTACAGCAGGTCACGCTCTACGACTGCCGCTCCATCCCCGAGATCCTGGATCGCGTCGCTGACCGGGCACGCACGATCCGCCCTGGAACCTGGATCATTGGACGGGGATGGGACGAAAGCCTGCTCGCCGAGGGGCGCCACCCGACCCGATGGGAACTCGACCGCGCGGCGCCGGACCACCCCGTCGTCCTCCACCGAGTGTGGAACAAGCTCGTCGCCAACAGCGCCGCTCTCGCCGCAGCGGGCATCACCCGTGAGACCCCCGACCCGCCTAGCGACCAGCGCTACAGCGGCAGTTTCGAGCGGGACCCGTCCACCGGCGAGCCCACCGGGCTCTTCCGCGACCGTGCCAAGGACCTCATCCTCAACGCCATCCCAGCACCCACCGCCGACGAGCTGGTGGCGGCTGTCGCCGCAGCCTGCCGCGCCTACAACGCGGTCGGGCTGGTCGGTGTCGCCGAACCGGGTCTCGACGACGACGGGATCGCCGCGTTCCGGACACTGCGCGAACAGGGCGAGCTGACCGTCCGCACGCTGATGCTCCTCGGCGCCTGGGGCTACGTCCCGGCGGAGCGTGAGGCGGATCTGAAGAGCTGGATCGCCGACGTCCGGTCCCGGCCCGACGAGGCCGACGATCTCCTGCGGATCGACGGCGTCAAGTTCATGCTCGACGGCGGCATCGGCGACCGCACTGCCCGCATGGACGTCCCCTACATGGACGAGCCGGACAATGTCGGCCAGTGGGTCGTCGACCCCGAGGAGTACCCCCACCTGGTCCGCTGGGTACACGACCTCGGCTACTCGATCGACACCCACACCTGTGGCATTGCGGCGCAGGACCTCGCCGTGCGAGCCTATTCCTCAGCACTCGAGGCCGCGCCCAACGAGCGGATCCACCACCGGGTGCACCACGCCTACTTCCCGAGCGCCGACGCCATCGCGCTCATGGCCCGGCACCGCATCCCGGCCCTCGTGAGTAATCCGTTCCTCGTCCACCTGGGCGAGAGCTTCGTTGCCAGCGTCGGGTCGGATCGCGCCGCGCGGGCCATGCCGATGGCCAGCTACCTGCGGGCAGGCGTGCCCTTGGCCGGGACATCCGACTCGCCGATTGCCGACTTCAACCCCTTCGTCGGGATGTACGCCGCCGTCGCCCGCCGTACCGTGGTCGGGCGCGACCTGGCCCCGGCCGAGCGGATCAGCCGTGCCGACGCGCTGCGCAGCTATACAATCTGGGCAGCGGCCGCCACCAGCGACGCAGCCACCCGCGGTTCGATCGAGCCTGGGAAGCTCGCGGATCTGATCGTCGTCGACCGCGACCCGCTGACCGTCTCCGACGAGGAGCTGCGCGACACGCAGGTGCTGCGCACCATGGTCGGTGGTCGCTGGGTCTGGGAACGCACCGGGTGA